The genomic stretch ATACCTCTTGTCAACCTAGTGCTTGTGCCCACCATTATTTATGCACACTAGGAGCTTGTAGTTTTGCAAGACCCTTCGAGTTGCAGAGAGGTTGCTTAAGTTGTACCACGTGCTGTTTTGGCCGGAAACTCAATAGTAAAAACGACAGGAAGCAGTTCGAGAGAAGGCCTAGCGGAGACCCACTTGCGCGTGGGGAAGCCTCACAGGCTCCATAGAGGTACTTGACCGAGAGCTTGGCCTTTGTGAGGGCATCTTGTGAGGGGCTTCGACAAAGACTAATAAGGAGAAGCATGAGCTTGGTACCTTGGGGAAAAAATATTGTGAATAAGAGTTTGCATCTCTATCTTATTTAAGCTTTCACACTTTATATGCTTTTCTAGGTTGTATGTTTACTTTACTAGTTTAGGATGTGTTCGAATCATAGGACTTTTAAAGGAACATCAGAGGAATCAGCTTTTCTATACTTTTGAGTCTTGTAGCAGTGTTTGGAACACAGGATGACTTCATCCTTTCCATAGGAAAGTTTCCAGCACCTGTACGGAGGAAAACAGAAATCGACTGCAATCTCTTGTTTATTTTTCCTTCATGAAGTACGAGATGAATCTCAGGCTGGCCGCAAGCTTATCACGTTTGTGCCATGGTGGATGCCTAAACTATAGTATGTTTAAGAGAGATCAATGTTGATCAATGTTGAGCCCACATTTCATATTCATGTGTCCCAAACACCTACTCCAATGAAATTCCTATGGTGTTCTGCTCCTCTGTTTTGTTATTGTATTTCTATCTCTTTCCTGCATTTTCTCCTTtgttttctattcttttgttctAAACAAGCACTTGCTAGGCTAGTTGATAGGATTAAAACTTAGATTGCAGCAGTAGAGATAGCAACACACTTAAAAAATGTGAAACCAAGGACTTTTTTCCCTTAAGCCATGCTCTATATTTTGTTGCCCAGTTTAGAGTTATTTGAATTTCTATGGTTTATTTTGGTGTTTATTTGCTAGTAGATATTCTTTGCTGTCTATTATATATCAGGGGAAGGGGAGCGGGCATTGGCCTATGTTTTCTACACTATAGCACATTGTTTCAAAGATCCATCCAGCAAAATCGGCCCATGAAGTGGGCCTAGGTCTTGTGCTACCCTATTTTTACGCTAGTCAACAGGCCATCTCATGCTATGCTAACAGGCCATCTCAAAAGCCCTAGGTGTTGAGTTGGCTTCGCAGTCCCCATGGTATGCTAACAGGCCATCTCAAAAGCACATagacaaaaggaaaaaaaacttaACAATCGAGGTAAAGAATTTCAAAAGTGCCGAAGAATACTCATGATCATACACTTGCAGAAATCTAGGAACTAGGAAGGTCTCATCATAACCCACAAGTAGAAGTTACCAATGCAAACACAGAGTAGGCATTACAGTATATCCTAACTCGCTAGGACATGCCACTCAATTAGCAGGGCAAATGGGGATTTCGGAGCGCCCGCAACTCCAAAGGTTTCCCGTTTAACATTTCACACATATATTGTCTGTAGCTATGTACATTACCGTAGTGATAGCGGTTTGATATGACCAGAGAGAATGAGAGATGGACAACGTTATTAATATCGAGCACATGTAAAAACCATAGGGAAAACATGTCGATACACTGGCAGGTATGCAATGTAAATATGACCCGGTGTAGGTTCTCTGACAGGTGTGCCGCGGAACGCAATGGTGTACTACCTAACGCACTGCGAAAGCCCGAGAGGTCCCTGTAAAATGGTTGATGGACCCAATCAGTGGTTTGGAGGCACCAAAATGCCTCAATCTATAAACACCCGATGGGGCATCTTCAGGAATGGTCCATTCCAGCGTTGCAAAGCTTCTTGAACTCAACTTTGAAGGTCTTGACCACTTGAAGCGTAGTGACCAGTCGTCGTCATCATAGGCAGGAACCCAGTTGTCGGTACCCTCCAGCTTCTCAACAAGTGCGAATGTACCATCTGTGAGAAGGTCATTCCTTGGGCAGGCTGAATAGAATGTAGCATTCACAATACTGCCCTTACTGAAAGTTGAGCTTGCTGGAACATCTGAACTGACATCTCCAAACTTCACCCCATGAGGTGTGGAGTCAAACACAACACCTGGGAGGAGTCCTATTTGCTTGTCCAACATATCTGGGGGCTGAAATTTTGTTGGGACCTCTTTGTCTGCAACCATGGCTGTAGCAAGTTTCTGAAACTCCTGAATGTAGGCACTCAAGGTGTGGGGGCCATACAACGTTGATGCTCCCTGGCAAAAAGCAATTATTTGTTTGAAATGTCAATATATCTAGAATGGACTTCACTATTCCTATTGTACATATTACTAGGAAGATCACTAAAATGATGCCCTAACGAAGTATTAGAACTTCTCTACCAAGCACTGTGTGGACATGCAAAATAAGGAAACAAAAGGACATGAACACTTGCATCAAAAGGAGAAAAATATAGAATTCTCCTTTTGTGACGCTAAATACAAGGGGGCTGATGTGGTTGAAAGAACTAACAATAATGCACCCAGGGGTCCACAAAACAAGATGGTTAATTTCGGTGCACACCCCTAAACAAATTGAAGAGGACCATGCTGCAGACTGCTTGATTTCTAGAATGGCAGGGATGAGGGgaaaaacatgaaaacaaaaaggtTGAATCTCAATGACAGTGTCAATTCAGCTATATCCagaacatgttgctactaaggCAGTTAAAAATGACATTAAGTAACTACAATTGTGGAAGGGCCACCAAACATCAAGCTAACTATCGTTGTTCCATTCTGTATTATGTTCTCAGACTGAACATCAAATGAGCTGGGCATATACATACCTCGTATCTTTGGATCTGATATTCTTCAAAAGTTGTAATATACTGAGAATAGGTATTTGTTAGCCCCGCAAGAACAACATGAATATTATTAAATTCACCACTGTTGTCACTTGCAAGTACAGTTTTGACAGCATCACGTAGCCTCCTGCCAGCCATTGTTGTGAATTCTGAACCAAAACATAATAACCATACAAAATGCATGACATGAGCATAGGGATGTCCACAATAAATATCAATAGTATCAACACATCACATGCATTCTTTGCTTGGCAAATATCTTATGAGGAATTGGAAAATTACCTCCAGGGACACACAAGATAACCAGCTGGCCAATTCTTATGATCTGAATTGGAAGAATTGCAGGCTGCATAATAATAATACATGATTCAGCGCAGTACCAACAAACAAATTCAGTAAGCCAGACTTAATTACTTGGTTTCTAGTTCACGTATCATCATGGAGTTTAATCGCAAAAGGAGGGCTATGCCaccaccccaccccacccgcACCCACCCACCACTCACGAAAAGAAGAATCATTTTGGCAAACTGATACTGCCTATGATTATGCTCTAAAACAAAGCGCAAGATCAGTTAAGACttgaaagaaatgatcaaatgaGACTCACAACGTCAATAATATTACTAGAAAAGAATGCTATATCAGCCTATGTGGTAGTGATTTGATTAAGCAACAGATGTTCTATATTGATGGCGACCTCAGTGTCAACTATCAAATGAACCAAGGAATTTGCATTTACTGTGAAAACTAGAAGCTGTACAATTGTTGAAAAAAGGAAGACATACTGCCCAATCATATGGTTCCTTCATTTCACCAGTATCTAGCAAGATAGGTTTTGGTGCTTGACATTTAACTTGCTCCTTCCCTGGTTCCTTAAGTAAGTTTCTTACTAACCTCCAGAAAGCATTTCCCTGATAAGACATAGTAAAAACCAGTCAATGCCATGTTAGTGAAACACTGAAACTTATTAGGCTCATTTGATTAATATGATGAACCTTGGCATCTCCTTGTTTGAAGTCAAAAGCTCCAGGACCATCTGTGGTTCCAGCGGCAAAGGCAAACCCCATGGCTGCTGGGCATGTTTTCACAACTTGCTGACCTCCTGTACTTGTAGGAATATTCACTTCAAGTTGCGAGAAATCTAGGTAAGTATGCCTAAACTCAACTTTGCCTTGTATTTCTTCAGAAGCTGAATTAAAAAGATCTACAGCCTTTTGAAACTGCCTATTGCCAATGATACGGGTACTTTCAAATTCATCAGGATATCTGCAACATAGCAAGGATTCATCGATAATAAATAAATTCTTCCAAATATACAAAAGTATGAAGCTACAATTATAATCACTTGTAAATATGGTGAATACCCTGGTCCTCGTCCATAGCATAGTTCATTCTTCCCATTGCATGTGCTGTGATTGAAGTCACAAGGAAGGCCAGTGTCTATACAGAAAGTTCCCAGGACATTTGGACTGACATCACCACAATTTGACTGGCAGAATGCAGAAACAAATTTAGGTCTGTTTTGTTGAGCGCTTCTAATGCGCCTGGTGATACTTGAACCAGATAATCGTCGGCCACCTGAGGCTTCGTAGGATGACGCCAATTGTACTAAGTCATCAGCtgaccaaaaacaattataagaGCAGTTTAGCAACAACCTAAAATACTtcatttcaatacaaaatttatGCAGTCAAGAAGCATGGAACATACTTATCTCATTTGGTTCAGGAATT from Sorghum bicolor cultivar BTx623 chromosome 3, Sorghum_bicolor_NCBIv3, whole genome shotgun sequence encodes the following:
- the LOC110433797 gene encoding neutral ceramidase, which encodes MEASSSLCSQVSGFSLPKIWLCLFLVLVLQNCSPALSDSPYLVGMGSYDITGPAADVNMMGYANSEQIASGIHFRLKARAFIVAEPNGKRVVFVNLDACMASQIVTIKVLERLKGRYGDLYNENNVAISGIHTHAGPGGYLQYVVYIVTSLGFVRQSFDVIVNGIEQCIVEAHNNLHPGKIYVNKGDILDAGVNRSPSAYLNNPAEERGKYKYNVDTEMTLVKFVDDESGPVGSFNWFATHGTSMSRTNSLISGDNKGAAARFMEDWAEQNGIPKQAAPVNHDGPESLHMASGLPRRVSSIIPEPNEITDDLVQLASSYEASGGRRLSGSSITRRIRSAQQNRPKFVSAFCQSNCGDVSPNVLGTFCIDTGLPCDFNHSTCNGKNELCYGRGPGYPDEFESTRIIGNRQFQKAVDLFNSASEEIQGKVEFRHTYLDFSQLEVNIPTSTGGQQVVKTCPAAMGFAFAAGTTDGPGAFDFKQGDAKGNAFWRLVRNLLKEPGKEQVKCQAPKPILLDTGEMKEPYDWAPAILPIQIIRIGQLVILCVPGEFTTMAGRRLRDAVKTVLASDNSGEFNNIHVVLAGLTNTYSQYITTFEEYQIQRYEGASTLYGPHTLSAYIQEFQKLATAMVADKEVPTKFQPPDMLDKQIGLLPGVVFDSTPHGVKFGDVSSDVPASSTFSKGSIVNATFYSACPRNDLLTDGTFALVEKLEGTDNWVPAYDDDDWSLRFKWSRPSKLSSRSFATLEWTIPEDAPSGVYRLRHFGASKPLIGSINHFTGTSRAFAVR